The following proteins come from a genomic window of Pocillopora verrucosa isolate sample1 chromosome 6, ASM3666991v2, whole genome shotgun sequence:
- the LOC131792230 gene encoding 8-oxo-dGDP phosphatase NUDT18-like yields the protein MNQLVSDVENAIRSKFEGTSAPSSSCDFGKEAARHPQTRAERMAVLGQNVCYIVTAVVINEGRVLMMREAKRSCRGTWYLPAGRVEKNESLEEGVIREVLEETGLAFQPVSIICIDSQGTFWFRFTFVGCITGGKLKTLDEQDKESMEAGWFPAEEVFTSLPLRARDICPLIDLGLKWYETKQEQTICRLLPAKNSQGQVTVRLLAVKRVEKDDEKSFFCLVCHNSTGDGNHNCHPYFPSKSVGIDGSNITHVVDQLIKDFDSNLHYKKHGYVTVEHTGKPHGEADGVCLTVLVEVFPEVEEGGLKGKYQWFKVEEKSLTENIWKLIDVKGFVEFVES from the coding sequence ATGAATCAACTCGTAAGTGATGTTGAAAATGCAATTCGTAGCAAATTTGAAGGAACATCAGCGCCATCCAGTTCCTGTGATTTCGGCAAAGAGGCCGCTAGACACCCCCAGACCCGAGCTGAAAGAATGGCAGTTCTTGGACAAAATGTTTGCTACATTGTGACTGCGGTTGTTATCAACGAGGGGCGCGTTCTGATGATGAGAGAAGCTAAGAGATCTTGTCGTGGAACATGGTATTTACCTGCTGGTAGAGTCGAAAAGAACGAGTCTCTCGAAGAAGGCGTGATTAGAGAAGTATTAGAGGAAACTGGACTTGCTTTTCAACCAGTATCAATTATTTGCATCGACTCTCAAGGAACCTTCTGGTTTCGATTCACTTTCGTGGGCTGCATAACGGGAGGAAAGCTTAAAACTTTGGATGAACAGGACAAGGAGTCGATGGAAGCGGGCTGGTTTCCGGCGGAAGAAGTGTttacttctctgccattaagAGCAAGGGACATTTGCCCGTTGATAGATCTTGGGCTGAAATGGTATGAAACTAAACAAGAACAGACCATTTGTAGACTGCTTCCTGCAAAGAATTCCCAGGGACAAGTTACTGTTCGCCTGTTGGCTGTTAAAAGAGTtgaaaaagatgatgaaaaatcgtttttttgtCTGGTGTGCCACAACTCTACCGGTGATGGTAACCACAACTGTCATCCTTATTTTCCAAGCAAGTCTGTGGGTATAGATGGCTCAAATATCACTCATGTTGTTGACCAGCTTATCAAAGATTTTGATAGTAACCTACACTACAAAAAACATGGCTACGTTACTGTTGAACACACCGGAAAGCCTCATGGAGAAGCAGATGGAGTATGTCTTACCGTTCTTGTAGAGGTCTTTCCAGAAGTTGAGGAGGGAGgtttgaaaggaaaatatcagtggTTTAAAGTAGAAGAAAAATCCTTGACAGAAAATATTTGGAAACTCATAGATGTTAAGGGTTTTGTTGAGTTCGTGGAATCTTAA
- the LOC131792231 gene encoding transmembrane protein 218 gives MVVVAGMGLGVLLVLIFWSLGIIGCVVLSRASGGLKNAVVGIFFLLVLLTVILVLWPRKTPEEELAGSTEKKIEVDELIIPKTVLFVFICIFSLVAFVFLLLHWMEPIYSPALTSRKTYAF, from the exons ATGGTAGTGGTGGCAGGAATGGGACTTGGAGTATTACTAGTGCTGATATTTTGGAGTCTTGGTATTATAGGATGTGTCGTTTTGTCAAGAGCCTCAGGGGGGTTGAA aaATGCAGTGGTAGGGatattctttcttcttgttcttctcaCTGTGATTTTGGTTCTCTGGCCAAGAAAAACTCCTGAGGAAGAATTGGCAGGATCTACAGAAAAAAAG ATTGAAGTTGATGAACTGATTATTCCAAAGACAGTCCTGTTTGTGTTCATCTGCATATTTTCATTAGTggcttttgttttccttcttttgcaCTGGATGGAACCAATTTATTCACCTGCCCTCACCTCCAGAAAAACCTATGCTTTCTAA
- the LOC131792247 gene encoding nicastrin-like has protein sequence MATKSVLWTVSISLGLLFAANGDKVAQKIYQQLSGVNPCVLLTNATHQIGCTSSMSGHVGVLHYIKSEADVDWIIKNGSHAPYVPLFRSDLFTLEIVDRLIQKEKINGALVIAVPSGKYRYTPKADSPDYECPKDNFGIYSGDEKYENCKEVKWNPKGTGMSFKYFDIPMFALNDEAEVDDLLECYKTHNSQEHPDYPLCAVQLKDFMFAAKDTPTCVRKSNIPNPIEANFCMPLGDKNVWGTLYPIKKKKKVVMLATKLDSNSFFHDLVPGVDNDGSGIVVALAVAKALGALKRNGSLPETKNHIMFTFFQGEAWDYIGSSRMVYDMDKDEFPSDPWKVDGKDLTLKTGDIKYFLELNQVGLSRNKLWAHSDPVSTKDSETEGKVNNIVKALENAGKKYNLDIQEPADKPLPPSSFQMFLKKNRSIPGIVLTDHKEEYSNKFYNSHFDDLYQVGGNVSMDNDTVYVITEFTKKLSNISSTVATALYTLANDGTAPDFDIKADEALVGHLIFCLFNRSDCPLYRQASDSNKTWTSFKKTSVSLKPFPRYVSVNGSSNALTRTVKYLLLYFTGYHFPPGKYEECKASDGVEKIKVLGQKLQGLCVTGSVFESPAVSPAFVEENYDSTEYSTWAESTWNDDLTVQLFLVASPKLEGVTLGAGLTITFLSFLLVYFINKKADVIFTSTDPLSSELDN, from the exons ATGGCGACTAAATCAGTTCTTTGGACTGTGTCGATATCTCTTGGACTTTTATTCGCTG CAAATGGAGATAAGGTCGCGCAGAAAATTTACCAACAATTATCAGGGGTGAATCCCTGTGTGCTTCTGACAAATGCTACACATCAAATTGGATGCACTT ccaGCATGAGTGGTCATGttggagtccttcactatatTAAAAGTGAAGCTGATGTTGATTGGATAATAAAGAATGGAAGCCATGCACCATATGTTCCATTGTTCAGATCTGATCTGTTCACACT TGAAATTGTTGATCGTCTcatacaaaaggaaaaaataaatggtGCTCTTGTCATAGCTGTTCCATCAGGAAAATACAGATATACTCCCAAAGCAG ATTCTCCTGACTATGAATGTCCTAAAGATAATTTTG GAATCTACAGTGGAGacgaaaaatatgaaaactgtaAAGAAGTGAAATGGAACCCAAAA GGAACTGGAATGTCTTTCAAGTATTTTGATATTCCCATGTTTGCTTTGAATGACGAGGCAGAAGTGGATGATCTTCTCGAG TGTTATAAGACGCACAATAGTCAAGAACACCCTGATTACCCACTGTGTGCTGTGCAGTTAAAGGATTTCATGTTTGCAGCCAAAGACACTCCAACCTGTGTGAGGAAAAGCAATATACCAAACCCTATTGAGG CCAACTTTTGTATGCCTCTTGGAGACAAGAATGTTTGGGGTACTCTTTATccaataaagaagaaaaaaaaggtggtAATGCTGGCCACTAAG ttGGATTCCAATTCATTCTTTCATGATCTGGTCCCTGGAGTAGATAACGATGGTTCCGGAATAGTGGTAGCTTTGGCTGTGGCCAAGGCGCTCGGAGCACTGAAAAGAAAT GGTTCATTACCAGAAACCAAGAACCACATAATGTTTACATTTTTCCAAGGG GAAGCATGGGATTATATTGGCTCTTCAAGAATGGTGTATGACATGGATAAAGATGAATTCCCCTCAGATCCTTGGAAG gTTGATGGCAAAGACCTTACTTTAAAAACTGGGGATATCAAATATTTCCTGGAGCTGAATCAAGTAGGACTCTCAAGGAACAAGTTGTGGGCACATTCTGATCCAGTTTCCACTAAAGATTCAGAAACCGAGGGAAAG GTTAATAATATTGTGAAAGCTCTTGAAAACgcaggaaaaaaatataacctggACATCCAGGAACCTGCAGACAAACCACTGCCTCCATCATCTTTCCAgatgttcttgaaaaaaaaccGCTCAATACCTGGAATTGTGTTGACAGACCATAAGGAGGAATATTCCAACAA ATTCTACAACAGCCATTTTGACGATCTTTACCAAGTTGGAGGAAATGTATCGATGGATAATGATACAGTTTATGTCATCACAGAATTCACGAAG AAACTTTCCAACATCTCATCAACTGTAGCCACAGCTCTGTACACTCTTGCCAATGATGGAACTGCACCAGACTTTGACATCAAGGCTGATGAAGCTCTG GTTGGTCAtcttattttctgtcttttcaaCCGTTCCGACTGTCCCCTTTACAGACAGGCTTCTGACAGCAACAAAACTTGGacaagctttaaaaaaa cCTCAGTCAGTTTAAAACCGTTTCCTCGTTATGTGAGTGTGAACGGCTCAAGCAACGCTCTGACAAGAACTGTGAAGTATCTCCTCTTGTACTTCACTGGTTATCATTTTCCTCCGGGCAAATATGAAGAATGCAAGGCATCTGAC GGCGTCGAAAAAATCAAAGTCCTTGGCCAAAAACTGCAAGGTCTTTGTGTGACTGGTTCGGTGTTCGAGTCACCAGCTGTATCTCCTGCATTTGTTGAAGAAAACTACGATTCTACTGAATATTCTACATGGGCTGAGAGCAC ATGGAATGACGATCTTACGGTTCAATTATTTCTTGTCGCAAGTCCCAAATTAGAG GGCGTAACGCTGGGTGCTGGACTCACAATTACCTTCCTTTCTTTCCTACTTGTATACTTTATTAACAAGAAGGCTGATGTGATCTTCACTTCCACTGATCCTCTAAGTTCTGAACTCGACAATTAA